The Polyangiaceae bacterium genome includes a window with the following:
- a CDS encoding SMI1/KNR4 family protein, whose product MERPKQFLDAAFALAGVAGARDVAAEAAVQVLERDLGSPLPACFRELLVNGGWPALLHRHSNSDWPVPIDELRTSASDGLLVFMHENQNVCHWAIPLAGPSDPPVLVAAEDGREQGWCRCADRLSEWVMCQIADHQLVEAARFAGNLEALSEVWLQKLRENFELGTATYRWPGDRNLRFSSPMGRVLLWDTPDQCDWFIAPTSQSAALLDLLPLRHGFDGSLYALDERYQTELSDWLASRRLDP is encoded by the coding sequence ATGGAGCGACCCAAGCAGTTCCTTGACGCGGCTTTCGCGTTGGCTGGCGTAGCCGGCGCTCGGGATGTGGCGGCAGAGGCGGCGGTGCAGGTGCTGGAGCGGGACCTCGGCTCTCCGCTGCCGGCGTGCTTTCGTGAGCTGCTCGTGAACGGAGGGTGGCCCGCCCTGCTCCATCGGCACAGCAACTCCGATTGGCCCGTTCCCATCGACGAGCTACGCACTTCCGCGAGCGATGGGCTGCTCGTATTCATGCACGAGAACCAAAACGTGTGCCACTGGGCGATTCCGTTGGCCGGGCCCTCGGACCCACCCGTACTCGTTGCGGCGGAAGACGGCAGAGAGCAAGGCTGGTGTCGTTGCGCCGACCGTCTGTCGGAGTGGGTGATGTGCCAGATCGCAGACCATCAGCTCGTGGAGGCGGCGCGATTCGCGGGAAACCTCGAGGCACTGTCCGAAGTGTGGCTCCAAAAGCTGCGGGAGAACTTCGAGCTGGGGACCGCCACGTACCGTTGGCCCGGGGACAGAAATCTCCGGTTCTCGAGCCCCATGGGGAGAGTCTTGCTCTGGGACACGCCCGACCAGTGCGATTGGTTCATCGCCCCGACGAGTCAGAGTGCGGCGCTCCTCGACCTGCTGCCCCTTCGACATGGGTTTGACGGGTCTTTGTACGCCCTCGACGAGCGCTATCAGACGGAGCTTTCGGACTGGCTGGCTTCCCGCAGGCTCGATCCGTGA
- a CDS encoding trypsin-like peptidase domain-containing protein, translating to MTASPHRRGWFALCGVVVAACGHGPDEQLSTAAQRSIFGQDDREDVYEHPDGTLRERAEKSVVALLKPRLPKWELCAGAMTPVHAETLQEHFNVCPDQRFVDQPLASDCSGTLIDDDLVLTAAHCVDEDYPERSCSGMHFVFGYGMFAGEGVKPIPLDNVYSCRRRAFQDENLDAVVIQLDRPVGPPYEPAPVAPAAPAAGDAMAFIGFPSGLPMKIAAGCEVKAISGSDLKTNCDGFNGNSGSGTFDSLGQVAGVYNVGTGDYVPTGPGGCSVPSVKTDEGVPPDSGVTVPQWSGSSDVQAVLADLCGAQWPSKRLCNIAPSCGDGVCSPPSEDAANCATDCPPATCGDGVCDADERTSCSTDCGEFLQCDALDGGVAGAAGAGGTAGAAGAGGAAASTPDASEPESGCSCSSGASGHTSTSWLLLLLCAGLLRRSGVPITRRGS from the coding sequence ATGACTGCCTCGCCCCACCGGCGTGGTTGGTTTGCTCTGTGCGGGGTCGTGGTGGCTGCCTGCGGCCACGGCCCCGACGAGCAACTGTCCACGGCTGCACAGCGGTCCATCTTTGGACAGGACGACCGGGAAGACGTCTACGAACACCCGGATGGCACCCTGCGTGAGCGAGCGGAAAAGTCCGTGGTTGCACTTCTGAAGCCACGGCTGCCGAAGTGGGAGCTGTGTGCTGGAGCAATGACGCCCGTCCACGCGGAAACGCTGCAAGAACACTTCAACGTGTGCCCCGACCAGCGGTTCGTGGACCAACCGTTGGCCTCCGACTGCTCGGGCACGCTGATCGACGACGACCTGGTGCTCACGGCGGCGCACTGCGTGGACGAGGACTATCCGGAGCGATCGTGCAGCGGCATGCACTTCGTGTTCGGCTACGGAATGTTCGCCGGGGAAGGCGTGAAGCCGATCCCACTCGACAACGTGTACTCCTGCCGCCGGCGCGCCTTCCAAGACGAAAACCTGGATGCCGTGGTCATCCAGCTCGATCGCCCCGTTGGTCCGCCCTATGAACCGGCACCCGTTGCTCCCGCTGCGCCTGCTGCCGGCGACGCGATGGCGTTCATCGGCTTCCCCAGCGGCTTGCCGATGAAGATCGCGGCGGGCTGTGAGGTCAAGGCCATCTCGGGCAGCGACCTGAAGACCAACTGCGACGGGTTCAATGGTAACTCGGGCAGCGGCACCTTTGACTCCCTCGGACAGGTGGCGGGCGTGTACAACGTGGGGACCGGCGACTACGTGCCCACCGGACCTGGCGGCTGCAGCGTGCCCTCGGTGAAGACGGACGAAGGCGTCCCGCCGGACTCCGGAGTCACCGTTCCCCAATGGAGCGGGAGCAGCGACGTGCAGGCCGTTCTCGCAGACCTGTGTGGAGCGCAGTGGCCGAGCAAGAGGCTCTGCAACATTGCCCCCAGCTGCGGGGACGGCGTGTGCAGCCCGCCCAGCGAGGACGCGGCAAACTGCGCAACGGACTGCCCCCCGGCAACCTGCGGCGACGGCGTGTGCGACGCCGACGAGCGAACGAGCTGCAGCACGGACTGCGGCGAATTCCTCCAATGCGACGCATTGGATGGCGGCGTCGCCGGCGCGGCGGGTGCCGGTGGCACGGCGGGGGCAGCGGGTGCCGGTGGCGCGGCGGCCTCGACGCCTGACGCCAGTGAGCCGGAAAGCGGCTGCAGCTGTAGCTCCGGCGCAAGTGGGCACACGAGCACCAGCTGGCTCTTGCTCTTGCTGTGCGCCGGGCTCTTGCGGCGCAGCGGCGTGCCGATCACACGACGTGGGAGCTAG